GGATGGGATAGAGGATAGCACAAGTAAAGTTCTAACGACCGTGGGTGAGCGCATAAATCAAGATATTGGTACCCATTTGCAGGGCTTTCTGCCGTACAGCGGCGGGGTCATTATGTACTTTCGGATTTGCCCAGCCATCTGCAAGATTAGTCTCATAAGTGTAAAAGATGACCAATCTCCCCTTGTGGAAGAGACCCAATCCCTGCGGTGTTTTACCATCATGTTTGTGAATTTTAGGAAGTCCTTCAGGAAAGTCATATACCTGATGGTAAATAGAATGGTTAAAAGGCAGTTCAACTAACTCTTCATTGGGGTACAGTTGGGTTAGCATTTTTTTTAGATGTTCATCAAGTCCATAATCATCATCAATATAGAGAAATCCACCGCGATTTAAGTACGTACGCAAATTAGAGATTTCAGCTTCATTAACTTTTATATTGCCGTGACCTGTGAGAAAGGCAAACGGATAATCAGAGAGATTGCTACTGCCCAGGGCCACATCGTCATATTCAGGATTAATGGCAATAGTTACCTGTTGGGATGCGAATTCTGCCAGGTTTTTGAGCGAAGATGGGTCATTGTACCAGTCACCTCCACCGCGATATTTAATGCGGGCTAGTTTGAATTTTTCAGTTTGCTGAGCGGTAGCTGCAAAGTGATATCCACAAACAAAGCTAAATGTAATAAGTATCAGCAGAATATTTCTCATGAATATAATTCCTTATTTATACAGATCCGTTCTCATAGATAAAGGAATTCATGATAATGAATATTGAAGAGTAGATGAAAAAATGAAGATTGATAATAATGGTGATAAAACCAGGTGCAAAATTATGTAATAAAAATTCAAAAAAATGATTACAGCTGCATATATTTTAGCTTATTCAAATAATTAATCTTTAGCTAAACATGACTAAACGTTCTGGGAATTTTATTGTTCTGAAGTTTGGTGGCACAAGTGTCTCCAGCCTTTCAAACTGGCAAAATATTGTCTCTGTAGTAAAGCAAAAACAATCAGAGGGATATAACGTTTGCCTTGTTCATTCTGCGCTTAGCGGTATTTCCAACAAGTTGCAGGCCATTATAGAAAAAGCTTCACAAGGTAATTTCGATCCGCTTCTTTCTTCGATCATAGAGCGGCACATTTCATTAGCAGATGATCTGGGATTAAATGCTGAAGATTTGCTGGAAGATGATTTTCAGGAATTGGAACATATTGTAAAAGGCATTGAGCTGATTGGTGAAGCCAGCTACCGGGTACAGGCACGGCTGCTGGCTATGGGAGAACTGATGGCTACGAAGCTCGGTGCTGCCTATCTGCAAAAAGAATTAGGAGAAGCCATATGGCTAGATGCCCGCAATCATATTAAAACAATTCCGCAGAAGAATGTGAGCGAACGAGCACAAATTCTTTCGGCCGTGAGCAGTACCGACACTGATCCTCACGTTGCTTCGGCTATAGAAGAGGCCGGTTCACTGGTGGTAACTCAGGGATTTATCGGTAGTGATAACGAAGGGAAAACGGTAACGCTGGGACGCGGTGGATCGGATGTGTCTGCAGCTTATTTTGCTGCCAAAATTGGAGCTGATCGGCTAGAAGTGTGGACTGACGTTCCGGGCTTGTTTTCTGCCAATCCGCATGCAGTACCATCTGCGCGGTTGTTGAAGCACCTTAGCTACGCCGAAGCACAAGAGATTGCCACGAATGGAGCTAATATCCTGCATCCCCGAAGTATTATGCCTGTGCGGAAGCATCAGATTCCGCTGCACGTGCGATGCACTGAGCATCCCGAGCTGGAGGGAACCGTTATTTCAGCGGATGCAGCCAGTGATGAGGCCTTGGTGAAAGCACTGGCCGTTCGGGACGATGTAACACTGGTAAGTATGAACTCACTGGGGATGTGGCAAGAGGTTGGTTTTCTTGCAGATGCTTTTGAAACATTCAAACAGTATGGACTATCCATCGACTTGGTATCAACATCGCAATCAAATGTGACGGTATCGCTTGATCCCGGACTTAATGATCATTTTGCAGATATACGCGATCAGTTTGTAGAAGAATTAAAAGAATTTTGCCAGGTAGATGTGATTGAGTCGGTATCAGCTGTAAGCTTGATGGGGCGACATATTCGTACAATCCTTCATCAGCTGGGACCTTCTTTCGAGGTGTTTCAGGAGCACCAAGTATATCTGGTTAGTCAGGCTGCTAACGACTTGAACTTTACTTTTGTAGTTGAAACTGAACAGGCCGAGCGGCTTGTGCGTCAGCTGCATGAACAGGTGATTTTGCAGTCTTCTAACCAGCAGTCGTTTGGGGCATCATGGCCGCAGCTTATGGGGGACGAACAAGAAGAGGAAACGGTTGAAGACCGTTGGTGGGTTCAAAAGAGGGATCGTTTGTTGGAGATTGCTGATGAGTCGGCTTCGGCCTATGTATATAATCCTCAAGCGGCCCAAAAATATGCCCAGAAAATCCAGTCGCTTGATGCTGTTGACCGTACGCTTTACGCAATGAAAGCTAATGATAATACTGAATTGCTTAATACATTTCGCGATCTGGGACTGGGGTTTGAATGTGTATCTATCGGTGAGGTGCACAAAATATTGGAACTGTTCCCTGATATAGATCCCCAAAATATATTATTTACCCCTAATTTTGCTCCCAGGTCGGAATATGAAAAGGGGTTGTCATTGGGTGTTAATGTTACGCTGGATAACATTTATCCATTACAGCAGTGGCCGTTATTATTTAAGGATGAAACCGTGTTTTTGAGAATCGATCCCGGTCACGGACACGGTCACCACGAACATGTAAAAACCGGGGGCGTGCATTCCAAGTTCGGGATTCCCCGCTTTGAGGTACCTGAAGTTGTAGATCTTGTTGCCGATTTGAATATTACTGTCAAAGGCCTGCATGCTCATATTGGAAGCGGTATCAAAGATCCCCATTCCTGGAAGGACACAGCCGTAGCATTGCACCGCGTGGCCAAGGAACTAGGCGGAGTACAAATTCTGGATCTGGGCGGTGGCTTTGGGATTCCCGAAAATGATTCGCAGTCGTTGCTGGGTATTTCAGAAGTGAATAAGTCCTTAAACGAATTCAAGGAAGCACACCCCCAGTATGAGCTTTGGGTAGAGCCGGGGCGGTACCTGGTAGCTGCCGCAGGAGTATTGCTGACCAAAGTTACGCAGCTTAAAGGAAAAGGGGACGTCCGCTATGTGGGTGTTGAAACGGGGATGAATTCTTTTATTCGTCCGGCACTGTACGGAGCACGGCATACTATTGTAAATCTTTCAAAACTTGATCAGCCTTCAAATCAGAGCGTAAATATTGTGGGTCCCATTTGTGAGTCGGGAGATAAACTGGGTATTGATCGCATGTTTCCAGAGTCTGAGGAGGGAGATGTAGTTTTATTGGCAAATGCCGGAGCCTATGGACATGTGATGAGCTCGAATTACAATCTGCGGGAGCCCGCTGAGGAAGTGGTGATCTAGATCTTTTAGTAAGACCACTGAAACTATATTTCCTAACTAAAATATTGTTCTATCACCATCAGGTTATATAGTAACTGGCGACAAGAAATCAGTGAACAAGATGGAATGATATCTCGCATAAAAATTGTTATATTATCTAATTGCTGAGAAGGGAAAAGTTCTTTGAAAATTTGGGGGTGTACCGGATTCGACGGAGTGAGTAGAATCGCAGGTTGCATGCCGAGTTTGCGCAATGACACTCGTATAAAAATCATTCTGCATTAAATGTAGTTGACAACAACTATTCTTATAGCTTAGCTGCGTAACGCAGCTTTGCCGTTGCTTCGGCTTCTTGCCTATCAGTGCCGTTGCAACGCCGACTATGATAGGATAGCATGGTATCTTGTCTTCCGCCAAGTGCCATGTAAAATTTATGCGGAATAGTCTGCAGTTGTTTGTTACCGAGCGTTCCTGCAGGCGAACCTAAATTCGGTAACTATGCATGTAGGTACTTGAACGATATACCATTTCGGACCGGGGTTCGACTCCCCGCACCTCCACAATGATGTTAGAGCCCGACCGGGACAAGGTCGGGCTTTTTTATTTTGCAGTCTTCTATAGGTCTCCTGCAATTAATATCATTATTTGGATTTCATTGTACTTTGGTTCAGCTAGGCCGACTTCAAAAGGTGTTGCTCATCCTGATAAGAAGTATTTGCTCGGGCTTTTGTAATATTAACTAGTTTGACTATAGTGATATTCCCGCAGTCAAGTTATACTCTTTTAACTAAGCATTATAATCAAATGGAATCTAGGTGATAATAATTATCTATTAAGGATTAATTTATATCATTAAATCATTTGATTACTTTTACTTTAGAAAGAATAGAAACTGATAAACCAAGCGTTGTATGGATAAAGATAAAACAGAGAATACGTCAAGCAGTAATGAAAGCAAATGCCCATTTCATAATGGGGATCCAAATGAAACCGATGCCAGTGGTACAAAACTCGATAAATGGTGGCCTGAAAGATTAAATGTAGATATGTTGCGCCAGCATTCATCGGAGGATAACCCACTGGATGAGGATTTTGATTACGCAGAAGAATTTCAAAAACTAGATTTTGAGGCCGTTAAGCAGGATCTTAACGACCTCATGACTGATTCTAAAGACTGGTGGCCTGCCGATTGGGGACACTATGGTGGTCTCTTTATCAGAATGTCGTGGCATGCTGCAGGTACTTATCGTGTTGCAGATGGTCGTGGTGGAGCCGCCGGAGGGCAACAACGTTTTGCACCTCTTAACAGTTGGCCAGACAATGCCAACTTAGACAAGGCGCGTCGCTTGCTTTGGCCTATCAAGAAAAAATATGGTCGCAAACTATCATGGGCAGATTTGTTAGTACTGGCCGGTAACGTTGCGATGGAATCAATGGGTTTTGAAACATTTGGTTTTGCCGGTGGACGTGAAGATGACTGGGAGCCTGATACTTCTGTTAACTGGGGTTCCGAAGAAGAATGGTTGGATAATGAACGTCATGATGAAGAAGGTAATTTACAAGGTCCCCTCGCTGCTGACCATATGGGATTGATCTATGTTAACCCCGAAGGACCGAATGGAGAACCGGATCCCGAAAAATCAGCGCACTTTATTCGACAATCGTTTTCACGCATGGCAATGAATGACGAAGAAACAGTTGCGCTTATTGCCGGCGGACACACCTTTGGTAAGACTCACGGTGCCGGTCCCTTAGAACATAAAGGACCAGAACCAGAAGCAGCTGACATCGAAGAGCAAGGCTTTGGCTGGATGAGTGACTATGGTTCAGGGAAAGCCGGAGATACCATTACCGACGGTGAGGAAGGAGCATGGACGAATAATCCTACGCAATGGGATATGGGCTTTTTTGAAAATCTCTTTGAGTATGAGTGGGAGCTAACAAAAAGTCCTGCAGGCGCATATCAGTGGCAGCCAAAAGATGGGGAAGGAGAGGGTACTGTTCCCGATGCCCATGATTCGGATAAGAAAAATGCTCCGATGATGTTGACCACAGATCTTGCTCTGAAAGCAGATCCGGAGTACAAGAAAATTTCAAAGCGATTCTATGAAAATCCTGATGAATTTGCAGATGCCTATGCACGTGCATGGTTTAAGCTTATTCACCGCGATATGGGCCCTAAATCTCGGTATGTTGGACCTGAAGTCCCCGAAGAAGATCTGATTTGGCAAGATCCCATCCCCGAAGTTGATTATGAGCTGGTCGATGAGAAGGATATCGAAGAACTTAAAGGCAAGATCCTTGATACTGATCTAACCGTATCGGAGCTTGTTAAAACAGCATGGGCCTCGGCTTCAACTTATCGCGATTCTGACAAGCGGGGCGGTGCCAATGGTGCTCGCATTCGACTTGCTCCACAGAAAGACTGGGAAGTGAATAATCCTGAACAACTAGCCAAGGCACTTGAAGTGCTTGAGGGTATTCAGGAAGAATTTAATAATGCTCAATCAGATAATAAGCGTATTTCACTTGCGGATCTGATCGTTCTCGGTGGTGCTGCTGCTATTGAAAAGGCAGCTAAAGATGCCGGTCATGAGGTCGACGTACCTTTTACTCCGGGACGTAATGATGCTAAGCCAGAGCAAACAGATGAGGAATCATTTGAATGGCTCAAACCTGATGCTGACGGATTCCGTAATTACTACAGCGGTGAGCGTAAAGCAAAACCAGAAGAATTGTTGGTTGATAAAGCACAATTGCTCTCGCTTACGCCACCTGAAATGACGGTACTTGTAGGCGGAATGCGTGTGCTGAATACTAACTTCGACGATTCTGATCACGGCGTCTTTACTGATCAACCCGAAACGTTGACCAATGATTTCTTCGCGAATCTGCTTGATATGAATTACACTACGGAGCCGACTTCGGATGAAAAAATGCTTTTTGAAGTCCGAGATCGTGACACCGGAGATGTTAAATGGACAGCTACTCGTGTTGACTTGATCTTTGGATCGCATTCTGAGTTGCGTGCTCTTTCTGAAGCTTACGCAGCTGATGATGCTGAAGAGAAGTTCGTTGAGGACTTTGTAGATGCATGGACCAAAGTGATGAAACTGGATCGTTTTGATCTGAAGTAAATAGTATAAATACTAATGGTTCTTTTGTAGAACCGTAAGTGTTTAAAAAGTCCCATAA
The sequence above is a segment of the Fodinibius salinus genome. Coding sequences within it:
- a CDS encoding DUF4159 domain-containing protein encodes the protein MRNILLILITFSFVCGYHFAATAQQTEKFKLARIKYRGGGDWYNDPSSLKNLAEFASQQVTIAINPEYDDVALGSSNLSDYPFAFLTGHGNIKVNEAEISNLRTYLNRGGFLYIDDDYGLDEHLKKMLTQLYPNEELVELPFNHSIYHQVYDFPEGLPKIHKHDGKTPQGLGLFHKGRLVIFYTYETNLADGWANPKVHNDPAAVRQKALQMGTNILIYALTHGR
- a CDS encoding bifunctional aspartate kinase/diaminopimelate decarboxylase; this translates as MTKRSGNFIVLKFGGTSVSSLSNWQNIVSVVKQKQSEGYNVCLVHSALSGISNKLQAIIEKASQGNFDPLLSSIIERHISLADDLGLNAEDLLEDDFQELEHIVKGIELIGEASYRVQARLLAMGELMATKLGAAYLQKELGEAIWLDARNHIKTIPQKNVSERAQILSAVSSTDTDPHVASAIEEAGSLVVTQGFIGSDNEGKTVTLGRGGSDVSAAYFAAKIGADRLEVWTDVPGLFSANPHAVPSARLLKHLSYAEAQEIATNGANILHPRSIMPVRKHQIPLHVRCTEHPELEGTVISADAASDEALVKALAVRDDVTLVSMNSLGMWQEVGFLADAFETFKQYGLSIDLVSTSQSNVTVSLDPGLNDHFADIRDQFVEELKEFCQVDVIESVSAVSLMGRHIRTILHQLGPSFEVFQEHQVYLVSQAANDLNFTFVVETEQAERLVRQLHEQVILQSSNQQSFGASWPQLMGDEQEEETVEDRWWVQKRDRLLEIADESASAYVYNPQAAQKYAQKIQSLDAVDRTLYAMKANDNTELLNTFRDLGLGFECVSIGEVHKILELFPDIDPQNILFTPNFAPRSEYEKGLSLGVNVTLDNIYPLQQWPLLFKDETVFLRIDPGHGHGHHEHVKTGGVHSKFGIPRFEVPEVVDLVADLNITVKGLHAHIGSGIKDPHSWKDTAVALHRVAKELGGVQILDLGGGFGIPENDSQSLLGISEVNKSLNEFKEAHPQYELWVEPGRYLVAAAGVLLTKVTQLKGKGDVRYVGVETGMNSFIRPALYGARHTIVNLSKLDQPSNQSVNIVGPICESGDKLGIDRMFPESEEGDVVLLANAGAYGHVMSSNYNLREPAEEVVI
- the katG gene encoding catalase/peroxidase HPI gives rise to the protein MDKDKTENTSSSNESKCPFHNGDPNETDASGTKLDKWWPERLNVDMLRQHSSEDNPLDEDFDYAEEFQKLDFEAVKQDLNDLMTDSKDWWPADWGHYGGLFIRMSWHAAGTYRVADGRGGAAGGQQRFAPLNSWPDNANLDKARRLLWPIKKKYGRKLSWADLLVLAGNVAMESMGFETFGFAGGREDDWEPDTSVNWGSEEEWLDNERHDEEGNLQGPLAADHMGLIYVNPEGPNGEPDPEKSAHFIRQSFSRMAMNDEETVALIAGGHTFGKTHGAGPLEHKGPEPEAADIEEQGFGWMSDYGSGKAGDTITDGEEGAWTNNPTQWDMGFFENLFEYEWELTKSPAGAYQWQPKDGEGEGTVPDAHDSDKKNAPMMLTTDLALKADPEYKKISKRFYENPDEFADAYARAWFKLIHRDMGPKSRYVGPEVPEEDLIWQDPIPEVDYELVDEKDIEELKGKILDTDLTVSELVKTAWASASTYRDSDKRGGANGARIRLAPQKDWEVNNPEQLAKALEVLEGIQEEFNNAQSDNKRISLADLIVLGGAAAIEKAAKDAGHEVDVPFTPGRNDAKPEQTDEESFEWLKPDADGFRNYYSGERKAKPEELLVDKAQLLSLTPPEMTVLVGGMRVLNTNFDDSDHGVFTDQPETLTNDFFANLLDMNYTTEPTSDEKMLFEVRDRDTGDVKWTATRVDLIFGSHSELRALSEAYAADDAEEKFVEDFVDAWTKVMKLDRFDLK